A window of Leptolyngbya sp. FACHB-261 genomic DNA:
TACCATTTTTTCCAGCCAATCTGCCCAACGGGGATTGAGTTTAGGCAGTAGAGATCGAAACTGGAAGCGATAGTTGTGATCGACTAAGTTGCCAACATCGACAGATTTAGTACGAGTGAGCAGACGAATGAGGGTGGCTCCCAAGCCATATAAATCTGAAGCCTCTGTCAGTTGACGATTGAGCAACTGCTCGGGTGGCATAAAACCCAAAGTGCCCTGAACCACACTACTCACAGCAACTTCACCATCACCGATACGGGCAAAGCCGAAATCAATTAGATAAACTCGAATCTGGTCATCCACCAAAATATTTTCAGGTTTAATATCGCGATGGACAATGACAGGAATACGGTTCTGTAGATAAACCAGAATTTCCAGGACTGCAATTGCAATCTGCTTAATCTCATCCGGGTCGAAGCTGCGTAAAACGGCTAGAGAAGGTGTATATTTGTATTCCTGAACCACACAAAACCCATCATCAGTGTGAAAGGAGTGCAGATAGCGGGGAATACCAGGATGGTTAAGGCCCCGAAGCACTTGAATCTCCCGTTCATAGGCGACATATCCAGACTAGTCGGAGTTGGATTTCACAAATTGAAATTGCTTGATCACAACGGATTCTTGTAGCTTCAGATCTTCAGCCAGGTAGGTTATGCGACCACCACCGCGGTTGTGACCTAGCTCCCTCTGAATGCGGTAGCCCTAGCTGGTGAAATCTGCGAGCTCGTTCATAATGCTCAAGCTGGAGATAATCAGGCTAAAAAGCAAATCCTGGTCATTTTAAAAGCTCCAAGTATTGCAAACCTGCCAAATTGTCAAAAGGTCAATTCTTGCTCTAGTAGAAAGCTGATTTACCAGGCTCGAATCAGCTTATCGGCTATCCTAAATTGCCGCAAATAGAGCCAAGTAACACAATCGCAGTGAGATCTGCGCCTCGATGACAAGACGCTCCGTAGTTTAGAATTGTCAGGGGCAGAGTCCTCCTCAATTGGCTAGGTATCGGTGAAGTTCGAACCGCTCCACCACAAATATCGCCCGCAGGTGTTTGCGGACTTGGTCGGGCAAGAGGCCATTACGACCACGCTCAGCAACGCCCTACGCACCCAGCGCATTGCTCCCGCTTATCTGTTTTGTGGCCCTCGAGGTACAGGCAAAACTAGCTCGGCCCGCATTCTGGCTCGCTCCCTCAATTGCCTGAGCAGCCAGGTTCCTACGACTGCTCCCTGTGGCACTTGTGAGCTATGCCGGGGGATTGCTGGCGGCTCAGCGTTAGATATTGTCGAAATTGATGCTGCCAGCAATACTGGCGTTGATAACATCCGTGAACTCATCGAACGAGCGCAATTCTCGCCCGTTCAGGCTCGTTACAAGGTCTACATCATTGACGAAGTTCATATGCTCAGCGTCGCAGCGTTTAATGCGTTGCTTAAGACGTTAGAAGAGCCCCCCGCGCAAGTCGTTTTTGTCCTAGCGACCACCGATCCGCAGCGAGTTTTGCCTACGATTATTTCTCGCTGTCAACGGTTCGATTTTCGCCGCATTCGTTTAGATGCGATGGTGGCACATTTAAGCCACATTGCCAGACTGGAGAAGATTGCAATTACAGACGAGGCCCTGCAACTGGTAGCGCAGGTAGCACAGGGGGGTCTGCGCGATGCTGAGAGCTTGCTAGACCAGTTGAGCTTGCTAGAAGGCGAGATCACGGCTGAAGCTGTGTGGGACTTAGTAGGTGCGGTGCCTGAGCGGGATCTATTGGCGCTTTTGCAGGCGATTGGCAGCGACCAACCAGAAGCCGTCCTGACCAGTGCCCGTCACTTGCTCGATCGAGGCCGAGAGCCATTAATTGTTCTGCAAAATCTCACCAGTTTCTACCGTGATCTGTTGATTGCCAAGACGGCTCCAGAACGTCGCGATTTAGTTGTGATCACGCCACCGACCTGGGAGCAACTGTGTGCCCATGCGGCTCCCCTCAGTACCAGCGCCATCCTGGCTAGCCAAAAGCATCTCAAAGACAGCGAACTCCAAATCAAAAACACAACTCAGCCGCGTCTGTGGCTAGAGGTGACCCTGCTGGGCTTGTTGCCCTCAGCGCTCAGCCCAGCTCTGGCAGATACTCCAGCGCCACAGGTCTTAACCGTACCCCGCGCCGCATCACTAGCCACTAGCCCCAGCCTCCAGCTTCCTGCCCCCAACTCCCAGTCCCAATCCCAATCCCAATCGGCAGTCCCCAATGCAGCCACAGCTCAGAACCCAGGTGTTCAAGCCCAACCTCAACCTCAAGCCCAACCCCACATAGAACTGCCGCCCGAGCGACTGCCGGATGAGGAAGAGGACTCACTGCCGCAGATAGCGGACCCCGTTCCTGTGCAGGTTCCCATGCAGCCCAAAGCGCAGGCAGATGCGCCATTGCCTCTAGCGGTCGACCCTGTGGCAGCAGAGATTAGGGAAGCGATCTCTGGCAACTTAGACCGTCATTGGCAAAACTTCCTAGGCCATCCCAAGCTCATGCGCTTTGTGAAAGGGCTGCTCTCTAAGGATGGTTACCTATCTGAGGTCTCAAGTACCAAGGCAATCGTCGGGGTTCCGCCTGGGCTGAACATTATCCTGTCCAAGCCGCAACACCTGGCAAACGTGCGGGAGGTGTTGAGTGCGGTTTTGGGCTATCCAATCGAGGTGAGGCTCACGATTGCACCTAAGCTTCACCGCCCAGAAAGCAACGTGACGGCTCTTGTCGAGCCTGCACCAGCTCCGGTTGTGCCTCGCGTGCCGCCCCCTTTCACTCGGTCACCTCAGCCAGGACCAATTGCCCCAAGCAATGGCAGCTCAGCTAGTGTTCTAAGCCCTTCCAGCTCTGCGCCTACCTCCCGATCAGAAGCACCTGGACAAGCTCCTATCGTTTCCCGTTCTGATGATCTTGATGAGGTTGCAGTGGCAGCCAAACGACTAGCCGAATTCTTCAACGGCGCAGTTGTGAATTTGGACAGTGATGAAGACAGCTTGCCCTGGTATCTGCAGACTTCTAAAACAGCCTCTGAGATTTATGCTGAGGACGAGGACGAAGACGATCTGCCCTTTTAAAAGCGGAGGTTTTCTGAAGTTTTAAGGCTTGAAGCGACAAGCTTAGAGCAACCACTCTTGAGCAATCACATAGGCGCGACAGTAGTAGTCGGCCAAGGTCGGCAGGTCCTGATCATCCATGTAATCGTCTACTAGCAGATACAAATAGTTAAGGGGGAGGCCAACGGCCTTGCAGTAGATATGAGCTTCCCAAGACAGCTGATAGAAGTCCTCAAACGAGCGATGCTTCACGGCAAAGAATACTAAAGCGGCAAACACCTGCTGCTCTTCGTCTGCCTCCTCCCACCAGTTTTGGGGCATGAAGGCTTCTTCCCACCAGTCGGGTCGATGATAGCCCTCAGGAGTTTTGGCTCCTGGACAGAATTCAACGCCTCGTTGCGTAATGCAATAAGGCGTCAAGTTAATCTTCTCTAAAACTTCTAGAGGGCCTTCCATGCTGTGAATTCCAAGATTAATTAGTAGCTTGTAGATGCATTGGTAAACGCACAAGCTAGTTGGGCATGCCCAGACTAGGCTCGTGGCTAATTCTGTAGCTGATAGTGTAGAAGCAACTGTAAGGGGTTCAAGTACAACCCGAGTTATGCAAGCTCTAAAGCTTTGCTCCGGACCCGAACTTTCGATACTGCCGCACTGGTTTAAGCCACACTCAATTCACAGGTCACGGTCTGTTTCTGGAAGCGAGTAGACTTGCTATCCCGCGCTTGCAACCCCTCTAGCCAGCCAATCCAGGAGAATAACGAGAACGCTTCATCGGGCAAATCTACACCCTGCCTACCATAGTGCCAGCCAACCATGTATGGGTCTTTCAGTGTCATGATGGGGGAACCTCGGTCTTTGGGGGATGGGACGGCGAACCCGGCCAGGTGCCGTCCCATAAACTTTACACTTCTTTACGAAATCTGAAAACTTTGTTTTTGGCTACTCCCCCAGGAGTAGTCTTTGAAGTTACCCTGAAGGTGATGGTGATAACACTAGGCTGAATTGAGCGCTGGGTCTGGAACGTCGCAAATCTCTTCAGGATGTCAGCTCAAAACATAGCCTCATACTAGTAAGTAATATTACTCACTAACTGCTTGCCGATCTTGTTGAAGAGGTACCAGAAGTTTCAACAAAGCACTAGGGGGACAGCTCGGCTTCCCGGTTACGGATCCCCTCACTGTTAAATCAAATTAACAAAGTTAAATTAGTAAACATGAAACCACAGGAAGTCGCTGTTCAGTGAAGGGTTGTGTGGTTTCGCTTGCCTCGTTGGTCCCTGGTTGGCTGCTACTTGAAACGACTCTCAACTCCAACCATTGCACAACTGGCGTTCCCCCCTCTAGTGAGAGGAATTTATAATGTTTGAACGCTTCACCGAACAATCTATCAAAGCAATCATGCTGGCCCAGGAGGAAGCTCGTCGCCTGGGGCATAACTTCGTCGGCACTGAGCAAATCCTGCTGGGTGTAATTGGCGAAGGAACCAGTGTGGCTGCCAAGGTTTTAAAAACGATGGGCGTTAACCTTAAAAACGCCCGCATTGAAGTTGAGAAGATTATTGGTCGGGGTTTTGGCTCTGTGCCACCTGAAATTCCGGTTACCCCAAGGGCCAAGCAAGTTCTGGAGTTGTCCGTCGCAGAAGCCAATCAGCTCGGGCAAGCAGCGGTCAGTCCCGAACACTTAGTTCTGGCTCTGATCCGCTCTGGTGAAGGCGTTGCCGTCAAGGTTTTGGAGAATCTGGGCGTTGATCCGGCCCAAGTTCGTACTGAGCTAGCTCAAGATCTAGACAGCAAACCCAAAGCGACAGCAGGCAGTCGTCAAGGCCGCAGCAAAACAGCAACTCTTGACGAGTTCAGTACTGATTTAGCGAAACAGGCGGCGGACGGCAAACTCGATCCTGTAGTTGGACGCCAAGCTGAAATTGAGCGGGTAATCCAAATTTTGGCTCGACGCACTAAGAACAATCCAGTGCTGGTTGGCGAACCCGGCGTAGGTAAAACCGCTATTGCTGAAGGCCTAGCTCAGCGCATTGTTGCTCGCGAAGTGCCTGACTTTTTGTTCGACAAGCGAGTGGTTAGCCTAGATATGGGCTCACTGGTTGCGGGCACTAAATTCCGGGGCGACTTTGAAGAGCGGCTCAAAGGCATCATGGCTGAGGTTCAAGCGGCTGGCAATGTCATTTTGGTCATCGACGAAGTGCATACCTTATTGGGTGCAGGTGCAGTCGAGGGCAGTATGGATGCAGCCAACATGCTTAAGCCGGCCCTGGCTCGGGGTGACTTCCAGTGCATTGGCGCTACCACTCTGGACGAGTACCGCAAGCATATCGAGCGTGATGCTGCTCTAGAGCGGCGTTTCCAACCCGTGACGGTAGGTGCACCCAATGTCGAGGACACCATTGCGATCCTCTACGGTCTGCGCGAGCGCTACGAGCAACACCACAAACTCAAGATCGCCGATGAAGCGATTGAGGCAGCAGCGCGGTTGTCTGACCGTTATATTGCCGACCGCTACTTACCCGACAAGGCCATTGACTTGATCGATGAGGCGGGTTCGCGAGTGCGGTTGCGGCACTCCCAGCCCTCACCTGAAGCCCGTCAGCTAGAGCTAGAGCTACGCCAAGTTCTGCGGCAGAAGGATGATGCCCTGCGGACTCAGGACTTCGACCAGGCAGGCCAATTGCGCGACCGCGAGTTAGCAATTCAGGCCGAGCTCAAGCAGATTGCCCAGAACAAACCGACTGAAACCCCGGTGGTTGATCCTGAGGACATTGCTCAGATTGTGGCGTCCTGGACTGGTGTTCCCGTGCAGAAGCTAACCGAATCTGAGTCAGAGAAACTCCTGCACATGGAGACCACGCTGCACGAGCGACTGATTGGTCAGCACGAGGCTGTACAAGCGGTTTCACGCGCCATTCGTCGGGCCCGTGTTGGCCTCAAGAATCCCAACCGTCCAATTGCCAGCTTCGTCTTCTCCGGTCCTACGGGTGTAGGTAAGACTGAGTTGGCCAAGTCCCTAGCTGCTTACTTCTTCGGCTCAGAAGAAGCTATGATCCGCCTGGATATGTCGGAGTTCATGGAGCGTCATACCGTTTCCAAGCTGATTGGCTCGCCCCCTGGCTATGTCGGGTACGACGAAGGTGGACAGCTCACCGAAGCAGTGCGGCGCAAGCCCTATACCGTGGTTCTGTTCGACGAAATCGAGAAGGCCCACCCCGACGTGTTCAATATGCTCCTGCAAATCTTGGAGGATGGTCGCCTGACCGATGCCAAGGGACGCACAGTGAGCTTTAAGAACACTCTGCTAATCATGACCTCGAACATTGGCTCGAAGGTGATCGAAAAAGGTGGCGGTGGTTTAGGCTTCGAGTTCGCCAGCCATGCCGGTGATGCCCAGTACAGCCGCATTCGCTCTCTGGTGAATGAAGAGCTGAAAGGCGCCTTCCGGCCTGAGTTCATCAACCGACTTGACGAGATTATCGTCTTCCGTCAGTTGACTCGTGAAGAAGTCACTCAAATCGCTGACATCATGCTGCAAGAAGTCTTTGGGCGTCTAGCAGAACAGGGCATGACCCTAGAGGTCAGCCAACGCTTCAAGGACCGCCTGGTTCAAGAAGGCTACAACCCCAGCTACGGTGCTCGCCCCTTGCGCCGAGCGATTATGCGCCTCCTAGAGGACAGCTTGGCTGAGGCGATGTTGACCGGTCGCATCCGGAGCGGAGACACCGCGCTCGTGGACGTGGATGACGACAATCAGATTGTTGTACATCCCACTGAGCAGCGAGAGTTGCTTCCCCTGGCAAGGGCCTAGCGCACCGCGTAAGTGCACGGCATAGCGCTCTAAAGCGCTAAACTTTGCCCCCCTGACATTGGCTTGTCAGGGGGGTTATTTCGTGGTCAGGTCACACACCTATTCAAGCCAGACTCATAGTCAGACTGAACAGATCAGGTCAGACCAAATTACGACCGACCAAGCGGGCAATCACCGCAGCTAGATTCAAGGGTTCGACTGGTTTAGAGACGTGCACTTGAAAGCCTGCTGAAATTGCTCTAGCACGATCTTCTTCGCGCGCGTGAGCCGTCAGGGCAGCAGCAGGAACGTTGCCCCCTCGCTCCAGGGGCAAGTCTCTCACCCGCTGAATCAAGCTGTAGCCGTCC
This region includes:
- a CDS encoding serine/threonine-protein kinase; the protein is MQVLRGLNHPGIPRYLHSFHTDDGFCVVQEYKYTPSLAVLRSFDPDEIKQIAIAVLEILVYLQNRIPVIVHRDIKPENILVDDQIRVYLIDFGFARIGDGEVAVSSVVQGTLGFMPPEQLLNRQLTEASDLYGLGATLIRLLTRTKSVDVGNLVDHNYRFQFRSLLPKLNPRWADWLEKMVQPRPKDRYADATTALEALKPLSTYRLPEAKISLACLEFRATKLGEELRQTVTISNPTPTKSVLTGT
- a CDS encoding DNA polymerase III subunit gamma/tau, which gives rise to MKFEPLHHKYRPQVFADLVGQEAITTTLSNALRTQRIAPAYLFCGPRGTGKTSSARILARSLNCLSSQVPTTAPCGTCELCRGIAGGSALDIVEIDAASNTGVDNIRELIERAQFSPVQARYKVYIIDEVHMLSVAAFNALLKTLEEPPAQVVFVLATTDPQRVLPTIISRCQRFDFRRIRLDAMVAHLSHIARLEKIAITDEALQLVAQVAQGGLRDAESLLDQLSLLEGEITAEAVWDLVGAVPERDLLALLQAIGSDQPEAVLTSARHLLDRGREPLIVLQNLTSFYRDLLIAKTAPERRDLVVITPPTWEQLCAHAAPLSTSAILASQKHLKDSELQIKNTTQPRLWLEVTLLGLLPSALSPALADTPAPQVLTVPRAASLATSPSLQLPAPNSQSQSQSQSAVPNAATAQNPGVQAQPQPQAQPHIELPPERLPDEEEDSLPQIADPVPVQVPMQPKAQADAPLPLAVDPVAAEIREAISGNLDRHWQNFLGHPKLMRFVKGLLSKDGYLSEVSSTKAIVGVPPGLNIILSKPQHLANVREVLSAVLGYPIEVRLTIAPKLHRPESNVTALVEPAPAPVVPRVPPPFTRSPQPGPIAPSNGSSASVLSPSSSAPTSRSEAPGQAPIVSRSDDLDEVAVAAKRLAEFFNGAVVNLDSDEDSLPWYLQTSKTASEIYAEDEDEDDLPF
- a CDS encoding ATP-dependent Clp protease ATP-binding subunit yields the protein MFERFTEQSIKAIMLAQEEARRLGHNFVGTEQILLGVIGEGTSVAAKVLKTMGVNLKNARIEVEKIIGRGFGSVPPEIPVTPRAKQVLELSVAEANQLGQAAVSPEHLVLALIRSGEGVAVKVLENLGVDPAQVRTELAQDLDSKPKATAGSRQGRSKTATLDEFSTDLAKQAADGKLDPVVGRQAEIERVIQILARRTKNNPVLVGEPGVGKTAIAEGLAQRIVAREVPDFLFDKRVVSLDMGSLVAGTKFRGDFEERLKGIMAEVQAAGNVILVIDEVHTLLGAGAVEGSMDAANMLKPALARGDFQCIGATTLDEYRKHIERDAALERRFQPVTVGAPNVEDTIAILYGLRERYEQHHKLKIADEAIEAAARLSDRYIADRYLPDKAIDLIDEAGSRVRLRHSQPSPEARQLELELRQVLRQKDDALRTQDFDQAGQLRDRELAIQAELKQIAQNKPTETPVVDPEDIAQIVASWTGVPVQKLTESESEKLLHMETTLHERLIGQHEAVQAVSRAIRRARVGLKNPNRPIASFVFSGPTGVGKTELAKSLAAYFFGSEEAMIRLDMSEFMERHTVSKLIGSPPGYVGYDEGGQLTEAVRRKPYTVVLFDEIEKAHPDVFNMLLQILEDGRLTDAKGRTVSFKNTLLIMTSNIGSKVIEKGGGGLGFEFASHAGDAQYSRIRSLVNEELKGAFRPEFINRLDEIIVFRQLTREEVTQIADIMLQEVFGRLAEQGMTLEVSQRFKDRLVQEGYNPSYGARPLRRAIMRLLEDSLAEAMLTGRIRSGDTALVDVDDDNQIVVHPTEQRELLPLARA